In Paraburkholderia aromaticivorans, a single window of DNA contains:
- a CDS encoding tyrosine-type recombinase/integrase, with amino-acid sequence MTPLRQRMLHDMEIRNLAENTQKSYLIQVSSYARHFHRSPELLGPDEIRAWLIYLREERKLAPGSLGPTIGALRFLYRVTLKRDWSDEDFPLPRKPFRLPVVLSLEEITTFFESVASLKHRTILMTAYAAGLRVSEVVHLKVTDIDSKRMVIRVNQGKNRKDRYVMLSPRLLDILRLYWQDAHPKEWLFPGSIPGRPITRHAVGDACELARKRSGIAKPVTPHSLRHAFATHLLEAGTDVRRIQLLMGHRSLSTTCRYLKVATSTVCATTSPFDLLPHPAPIPSPPPAPEYF; translated from the coding sequence ATGACGCCGCTGCGCCAACGCATGTTGCACGACATGGAGATCCGTAATCTCGCCGAGAACACACAGAAGTCCTATCTGATTCAGGTATCCAGTTACGCCCGTCACTTTCACCGTTCGCCCGAACTGCTGGGCCCCGACGAGATCCGGGCCTGGCTCATCTATCTCCGGGAAGAGCGCAAGCTGGCACCCGGCAGCCTCGGCCCAACGATCGGCGCACTCCGGTTTCTCTACCGTGTGACGCTTAAGCGCGACTGGAGCGACGAGGATTTTCCCTTGCCGAGGAAGCCGTTCCGACTGCCGGTCGTCCTCAGCCTGGAGGAGATCACCACCTTCTTCGAGTCGGTCGCCAGTCTCAAGCACCGCACCATCCTGATGACCGCGTACGCCGCCGGACTGCGGGTGTCGGAAGTCGTGCATCTGAAGGTCACCGATATCGACAGCAAGCGCATGGTTATCCGTGTGAACCAGGGGAAGAACCGTAAGGATCGCTATGTAATGCTCTCCCCGAGGCTACTCGACATCCTGAGGCTGTACTGGCAGGACGCCCATCCGAAGGAATGGCTCTTTCCAGGCAGCATTCCGGGGCGGCCCATCACCCGCCATGCCGTGGGCGACGCATGCGAGCTTGCGCGCAAGCGCAGCGGCATCGCCAAACCCGTGACACCCCATTCTTTGCGGCACGCGTTCGCCACGCATCTGCTGGAAGCCGGTACTGACGTGCGCCGGATCCAGCTGCTGATGGGCCATAGGTCCCTATCGACAACGTGCCGTTACCTGAAGGTGGCCACCAGCACCGTGTGCGCCACCACCAGTCCCTTCGATCTGCTACCGCACCCTGCACCCATTCCATCCCCGCCACCTGCGCCCGAGTACTTCTGA
- a CDS encoding tyrosine-type recombinase/integrase, whose product MHERKHRRCPLWKSTIEALRSQTEGRAAAEPVFLNRFHQTMTRSGIHALVKRCAIRAAASAPSLAGKNVHPHVIRHTTASLLLQAGVDINTIRGWLGHVSLETTNIYAEINLETKARALATCEVQGNAEVQKQWRDQPDLMAFLRTL is encoded by the coding sequence TTGCATGAACGCAAACATCGCCGCTGCCCGCTCTGGAAATCCACAATCGAGGCGTTGCGCTCACAGACTGAAGGCAGGGCCGCCGCCGAACCTGTGTTCCTCAACCGGTTCCACCAGACGATGACGCGCTCCGGCATTCATGCTCTGGTGAAGCGCTGCGCTATTCGTGCTGCAGCCAGCGCGCCGTCACTCGCCGGCAAGAATGTGCACCCACATGTGATTCGGCATACAACCGCTTCGCTACTACTGCAGGCCGGTGTCGACATCAATACGATACGCGGCTGGCTTGGGCACGTGTCGTTGGAGACGACCAACATCTATGCCGAGATCAACCTGGAAACAAAGGCGCGGGCGCTGGCGACATGCGAAGTGCAAGGCAATGCCGAAGTACAAAAACAATGGCGTGATCAGCCCGACCTGATGGCCTTCCTCCGCACCCTGTAG
- a CDS encoding site-specific integrase has translation MNSDFALPQRTRAWLTDGVLKPSYQAYSTYLIGRGYSSWSVRKYLCCVAHFAYWLRKRRIKLSQIDEALIRYFLDEHLPQCDCPLRTPRSRNHIGSALKHLLVVLRQRADIRHQPDFTPRLIREEIREFDAHLDQVCGLAASTRRLRTRIVRTFLSERFGASRITMAQVKPEHVHRFVVSHLEGCKPSTGKVLGSALRSYLHFRGMHGDHVRCLIAAIPQIAQWRFASLPDSLCEAELERFLNAFDRKSAIGRRDYAMARCMVDLGLRAGEVASLQLDDLNWHDGTLRLSAGKARRTDVLPLPPRTGRAIAQYLTDGRPVSDSRAVFLRHRAPLTEPVGSSVVRNTVRAAHARCGSDPRCRGTHVLRHSVGSRLINAGVPMKEIADILRHRSLDTTAIYTTVDIRSLAKVALPWPGSES, from the coding sequence ATGAACAGCGACTTCGCGTTACCGCAGCGGACCCGGGCATGGTTGACGGACGGCGTGCTCAAACCCAGCTATCAAGCCTATTCGACGTATTTGATTGGGCGCGGATATTCGTCGTGGAGCGTCCGGAAGTATTTGTGCTGCGTCGCGCACTTTGCTTATTGGCTGCGCAAGCGACGCATCAAACTCAGTCAGATTGACGAAGCGCTGATCCGCTATTTTCTGGATGAACACCTGCCTCAGTGCGACTGCCCATTGCGCACGCCAAGAAGCAGGAACCATATCGGGTCGGCCTTAAAGCATCTGCTTGTCGTGCTGCGCCAGAGGGCGGACATACGCCATCAGCCCGACTTCACACCCCGTCTGATACGGGAGGAGATCAGGGAATTTGACGCACACCTTGACCAGGTCTGCGGGCTGGCCGCATCTACGAGAAGGTTGCGTACACGCATCGTACGGACGTTCCTGTCGGAGCGATTCGGTGCATCGAGAATCACTATGGCACAGGTCAAACCGGAACATGTTCATCGATTTGTAGTCAGCCACCTCGAAGGATGCAAGCCGAGCACCGGCAAAGTCCTTGGGAGTGCACTACGGAGCTACTTGCATTTCCGAGGAATGCACGGAGATCACGTCCGGTGCCTTATTGCCGCGATTCCACAAATCGCCCAGTGGCGGTTCGCATCGTTACCAGACTCGCTATGTGAGGCGGAGCTGGAACGGTTTCTTAACGCATTCGATCGCAAATCCGCGATCGGCCGCAGAGACTACGCAATGGCCCGGTGTATGGTCGACCTGGGACTACGCGCCGGCGAAGTCGCTTCGCTACAGCTGGACGACCTGAACTGGCACGACGGGACGTTGCGGTTATCAGCAGGCAAGGCGCGGCGAACAGATGTGCTTCCGTTGCCGCCCCGGACCGGGCGCGCAATTGCTCAATACCTGACTGACGGGCGCCCGGTCTCCGATAGCCGGGCGGTATTTCTGCGGCATCGCGCTCCACTTACCGAACCCGTCGGCTCGAGCGTCGTTCGCAATACCGTCCGTGCCGCTCATGCGCGATGCGGCAGCGATCCACGCTGCAGGGGAACCCATGTATTGCGGCACAGCGTAGGCAGTCGGCTGATTAACGCTGGAGTCCCTATGAAGGAAATCGCCGATATCCTTCGACACCGCAGCCTCGATACTACCGCGATTTACACCACGGTCGATATCAGGAGCCTTGCCAAGGTCGCGCTGCCCTGGCCGGGGAGCGAATCATGA
- a CDS encoding tyrosine-type recombinase/integrase: MKRSVRMLSLAEDYLASRRRLGFDLRCTGRRLLDFACFADRIGHQGPLTVKLAASWARSASSQVPFTWARRIEIVRPFARYLQQFDPATEVPPLYLFGRAHRRLTPHIYADEEIRELLAAASTLPSKEKLRPVTYSTLFGLIAATGLRISEALNLRRADVDLDQGLLMIRVTKYRKSRVVPLHQTVVRALAHYVELRDRDWPITLSDHFFIVHGSSMKISTVEEVFSSLRSQLGWVARGDHPAPRIHNLRHSFICRRVLLWYQQGVDVDNAMIMLSTYVGHAKVTDTYWYLTGIPELMAIAAQRFEHFTEGVCHV; encoded by the coding sequence ATGAAACGTTCAGTGAGAATGCTATCGCTCGCCGAGGACTACCTTGCGTCAAGACGCCGCCTTGGTTTTGACCTGCGGTGTACGGGACGCCGGCTTCTTGATTTTGCCTGCTTTGCCGACCGGATCGGCCACCAGGGGCCGCTCACCGTAAAACTGGCAGCGTCCTGGGCTCGATCTGCATCAAGTCAGGTGCCCTTTACCTGGGCGCGTCGGATTGAGATCGTTCGCCCGTTCGCAAGGTATCTCCAGCAATTTGACCCTGCCACCGAAGTTCCTCCGCTTTATCTTTTCGGCCGAGCCCATCGCCGTTTGACACCGCACATCTATGCCGATGAGGAGATCCGGGAACTGCTGGCCGCTGCTTCGACGTTGCCCTCGAAGGAGAAACTGCGGCCCGTGACCTACTCAACCCTGTTCGGGCTGATCGCGGCCACCGGACTGCGGATTTCTGAGGCGCTTAACCTGAGGCGCGCAGACGTCGACCTCGATCAAGGCCTGCTGATGATTCGGGTAACGAAGTATCGTAAGTCCCGCGTCGTTCCACTTCATCAAACGGTCGTGCGAGCACTTGCACACTATGTAGAGCTGCGGGATCGCGATTGGCCCATCACGCTAAGCGATCACTTCTTCATCGTGCACGGAAGCAGCATGAAGATCAGTACCGTTGAGGAGGTCTTCAGTTCCTTGCGTTCGCAGTTGGGATGGGTCGCCCGTGGTGATCATCCGGCTCCACGCATCCACAATCTGAGGCACTCGTTTATCTGCCGAAGGGTGTTGCTCTGGTACCAGCAAGGGGTGGACGTCGACAACGCAATGATCATGCTTTCGACTTACGTAGGGCATGCCAAGGTGACCGACACCTACTGGTATCTAACGGGCATCCCGGAACTGATGGCAATTGCGGCTCAGCGCTTCGAGCACTTTACAGAAGGAGTCTGTCATGTCTAA
- a CDS encoding site-specific integrase, which translates to MSKRQSHCSSSNFAALLQEFFVERLMQQRAVSPQTIASYRDTFRLFLQFAQARLHKSPVELALADINVDLVLAFLRHLEDNRHNCARTRNSRLVAIRSFLKYAALKDISSLAVIQSTLAIPMKRFDRPLIGHLSRDEIEALLAAPDPNTWCGQRDRVLFATLYNTGARVSELIGLRVGDVVLDKAPCAHIHGKGRKQRTVPLWRSTASQIRSWLPRIRSSPDQILFPNRSGNPMTRSNVTDRLKLAARTATRQCPQLSSHPISPHVIRHSTGTHLLQSGVDLSVIALWLGHESPATTHMYVEADLAMKERALNTLQPPHSRIARYRPPDRLMQFLESL; encoded by the coding sequence ATGTCTAAAAGGCAAAGCCATTGTTCGTCGTCGAACTTCGCCGCGCTGCTACAGGAATTCTTCGTTGAGCGGCTAATGCAACAACGGGCAGTCAGCCCGCAGACGATAGCCAGTTATCGGGATACCTTTCGACTATTCCTTCAGTTTGCTCAGGCGCGTCTGCATAAGTCGCCTGTCGAGCTGGCGTTAGCAGACATCAACGTGGATCTGGTGCTGGCCTTCCTTCGTCATCTGGAGGACAACCGGCATAATTGCGCGCGCACCCGGAATTCGCGGCTTGTTGCCATCCGTTCATTTCTGAAGTACGCAGCCCTCAAGGATATTTCTTCGCTGGCTGTTATCCAAAGCACTCTAGCTATCCCAATGAAGCGCTTCGACAGGCCGCTCATCGGCCACCTGTCGCGTGACGAGATCGAGGCACTACTCGCCGCACCCGACCCCAACACCTGGTGCGGGCAGCGGGACCGGGTACTGTTTGCAACGCTATACAATACTGGCGCACGCGTTTCCGAACTGATCGGTCTGCGGGTGGGTGACGTCGTTCTGGATAAGGCGCCCTGTGCACATATCCACGGCAAAGGCCGGAAACAGCGCACCGTACCGTTGTGGCGCTCAACCGCGAGCCAAATCAGAAGCTGGTTGCCGCGGATCCGGTCATCGCCTGATCAGATTCTGTTTCCGAATCGCTCGGGGAACCCGATGACGCGATCCAACGTTACGGATCGGCTCAAACTCGCAGCGCGGACAGCCACCAGGCAATGCCCTCAACTATCAAGCCATCCCATTTCACCGCATGTCATCCGGCACTCGACTGGGACTCATCTGCTGCAATCGGGCGTTGACCTGAGTGTCATTGCACTGTGGCTTGGACACGAAAGCCCAGCGACTACTCACATGTACGTCGAGGCCGACCTCGCGATGAAGGAGCGTGCGCTCAATACTTTGCAACCACCTCACAGCAGAATCGCGCGATATCGACCGCCCGATCGCTTGATGCAGTTCCTGGAAAGCTTGTAA
- a CDS encoding tyrosine-type recombinase/integrase, which yields MRSNPIMRGEAALLPNRDGQAMSRSNVAQRLDLAVSRASVEQPSLLKKRVSPHILRHTTAMHLLQAGVPFNVIALWLGHESPMTTHRYVEADLAMKEKALGRLEAPDARIRRYQAPDALIRFLRTL from the coding sequence TTGCGATCGAATCCAATAATGCGCGGCGAAGCCGCCTTGCTGCCCAACCGGGATGGGCAGGCGATGTCGCGCTCCAACGTCGCGCAACGCCTGGATCTTGCCGTGAGCCGCGCGAGTGTGGAGCAACCCAGCCTCCTCAAGAAGCGCGTTTCACCGCACATCTTGAGACATACGACCGCGATGCACCTGTTGCAAGCGGGCGTTCCATTCAACGTAATCGCCTTGTGGCTCGGTCACGAGAGCCCGATGACAACCCATCGCTACGTCGAGGCTGACCTCGCGATGAAGGAGAAAGCGCTCGGTCGGCTGGAGGCGCCCGATGCCAGGATTCGCCGGTATCAGGCACCCGACGCGTTGATTCGATTCCTGCGGACGCTGTAA
- a CDS encoding IS1182 family transposase has protein sequence MKRFVQGDNRTQSFLLPEALDDYVTDTNPVRVVDVFVDELDLQKLGFEGVEPALTGRPSYHPEVMLKIYIYGYLNRIQSSRRLEREAQRNIELMWLTGRLAPDFKTIARFRKDNGKAIRSVCRQFVMLCQRLDLFSEALVAIDGSKFKAVNHRDRNFTNAKLERRMRDIEASISRYLVQMDTADRQEPTIAKAKTERLQDKIAALKEQMQILKQVEVQLDAAPDKQVSLTDPDARSMKTRGTGVVGYNVQVAVDAKHHLIVAHEVTNNGIDRDQLTSMAKLARKEMGVEKLTAVADKGYYKSEEILACHEAGITAFVPKTKTSGATFDGRLGKEDFIYDAEKNEYRCPAGERLIWRYRTTERDLKLDRYWSSQCQQCSLKDKCTPSTERRVTRWEHEGLLEEMQVRLDLAPDMMRIRRQTVEHPFGTIKAWMGATHFLTRTIERVSTEMSLHVLAYNMKRVIKLLGSDTVMKAMRA, from the coding sequence ATGAAGCGGTTCGTTCAAGGCGACAATCGTACGCAAAGCTTTCTTCTTCCCGAAGCGCTCGACGACTACGTGACGGACACGAACCCCGTGCGCGTAGTCGATGTCTTTGTAGATGAACTTGATCTTCAGAAGCTTGGGTTTGAGGGCGTCGAACCAGCACTTACCGGCCGACCTTCATATCACCCGGAGGTGATGCTTAAGATCTATATCTACGGTTACCTGAACCGTATTCAATCCAGTCGTCGCCTTGAGCGCGAGGCCCAACGCAACATTGAATTGATGTGGCTCACCGGCCGCTTGGCACCGGACTTCAAGACCATTGCGCGGTTCCGCAAAGACAACGGCAAAGCGATCCGCAGCGTCTGCCGTCAGTTCGTCATGCTATGCCAACGCCTGGACCTGTTCTCCGAAGCGCTCGTTGCAATCGATGGCAGCAAGTTTAAGGCAGTGAACCATCGCGACCGCAACTTCACCAACGCAAAACTAGAACGGCGAATGCGGGATATCGAGGCAAGCATCAGCCGTTATCTTGTGCAGATGGACACCGCCGATCGCCAGGAGCCGACGATCGCGAAGGCAAAGACAGAACGGCTGCAAGACAAGATTGCGGCTCTCAAGGAGCAGATGCAAATCCTCAAGCAAGTCGAAGTTCAACTCGACGCAGCGCCGGACAAGCAAGTGTCGCTCACGGACCCGGACGCGCGTTCGATGAAGACGCGAGGTACAGGCGTCGTCGGCTACAACGTCCAGGTAGCGGTCGATGCAAAGCACCATCTGATTGTCGCGCACGAGGTCACCAACAACGGCATTGATCGTGACCAACTTACGTCGATGGCCAAGCTCGCGCGTAAGGAAATGGGTGTCGAGAAACTCACGGCAGTTGCAGACAAAGGCTATTACAAGAGCGAGGAGATACTCGCATGCCACGAGGCCGGAATCACGGCGTTTGTTCCCAAGACGAAGACCTCGGGCGCGACGTTCGACGGCCGCTTGGGCAAAGAAGATTTTATCTACGACGCTGAGAAGAACGAGTATCGATGTCCGGCGGGCGAGCGTCTCATATGGCGCTACAGGACAACTGAACGTGACCTGAAGTTAGATCGCTACTGGAGCTCGCAGTGCCAACAGTGCTCATTGAAAGATAAATGCACCCCAAGCACCGAACGACGGGTAACGCGTTGGGAGCACGAAGGATTGCTCGAAGAGATGCAGGTCCGGCTTGATCTCGCCCCGGACATGATGCGTATCCGACGACAGACCGTCGAGCATCCCTTCGGCACGATCAAGGCCTGGATGGGAGCGACTCATTTCCTGACGCGCACTATCGAGCGGGTGAGCACGGAGATGAGCTTGCACGTGCTCGCTTACAACATGAAGCGGGTAATCAAGCTACTCGGCTCAGATACGGTTATGAAGGCAATGCGGGCGTGA
- a CDS encoding DUF4440 domain-containing protein → MKSFTVAVLVLALAGCAADQSTSNNASSSRTGSCKVTSDDEIAALFDRWNQSLQTGDPHKVVANYAERSILLPTVSNKPRLTVAEKEDYFRHFLQDRPSGKIDFHYIELGCNSAVDAGLYTFTFARTGVVVKARYTYTYRWDGAQWLITSHHSSAMPEKE, encoded by the coding sequence ATGAAGTCATTTACCGTTGCTGTCCTGGTGCTGGCGCTCGCAGGATGCGCCGCAGACCAGAGCACGTCAAACAATGCGTCGTCGTCCCGCACTGGCAGCTGTAAGGTCACGTCGGATGATGAGATTGCAGCGTTGTTTGATCGATGGAATCAGTCGCTGCAAACCGGGGATCCACACAAGGTAGTCGCCAACTATGCGGAGCGGTCAATTCTTCTTCCGACGGTATCTAACAAGCCGCGCTTGACGGTTGCTGAGAAGGAGGACTATTTTCGTCATTTTCTACAAGATCGCCCCTCCGGCAAGATTGATTTCCACTACATCGAACTGGGGTGCAATTCGGCCGTGGACGCTGGGCTTTACACTTTCACCTTCGCAAGAACTGGGGTGGTTGTTAAGGCCCGTTATACCTATACCTATCGTTGGGATGGGGCGCAATGGCTAATTACAAGTCATCACTCATCGGCCATGCCAGAGAAGGAGTGA
- a CDS encoding ester cyclase: MVERVPLPGQGPGLEGFEDVLRNMRATFPDMHWPVDEQLCDADRVLMRFEWTGTHSREFLGVPATGRPVRVWGMVIDRVQEGRMKETRIIMDTLGLMIQLGAANPPGL; encoded by the coding sequence ATGGTAGAGCGGGTCCCATTGCCTGGCCAAGGCCCCGGTCTCGAAGGCTTCGAGGATGTCTTGCGGAATATGCGGGCCACGTTCCCGGATATGCATTGGCCCGTTGACGAGCAACTTTGTGACGCAGACAGGGTACTGATGCGCTTCGAATGGACGGGCACGCACAGTAGAGAGTTCCTCGGCGTGCCCGCCACCGGGCGCCCGGTACGCGTCTGGGGTATGGTTATCGATCGCGTTCAGGAAGGCAGGATGAAGGAGACCCGCATCATCATGGATACACTCGGATTGATGATACAACTCGGTGCGGCCAACCCGCCAGGCCTTTAA
- a CDS encoding IS3 family transposase (programmed frameshift), with protein MAKYGQAFKDRAVARLLPPESAALEDVAREVGVGVGTLERWRSDALSRPARERAWTAAARFDAVLTTAAMDEAARSAWCRANGVYPHELASWRQSATQALAESEEARASPQQTQQDRRRIKELERELRRKDRALAETAALLVLSKKGRGDLQHGRGRMIGLEDRQSLAHDIHIAHKAGARLRLACETAGIDVRTLQRWNAGVGLVSGDGRPHAVRPQPAHALSAAERAEVLRVANEPRFADMPPARIVPMLADEGVYVASESTFARVLREHGQTTHRGRAKAPRAGRPPTTHIAGAARQVWCWDMTYLPAEVVGQWFYLYLILDLYSRKIVGWEVHERDDASHAAHLVRRTALAEGIATLADKPVLHGDNGSTLKATTVLAMLHWLGVKPSYSRPRVSDDNAFAEALFRTAKYRPEFPNTGFADLNAARDWASDFVHWYNFDHRHSSIRYVSPAQRHDGNDHVILAARHEVYVQARERNPARWSRCTRDWTPIGAVTLNPERESVVTMASHATLKQPLAA; from the exons TTGGCAAAATACGGACAAGCATTCAAGGACAGAGCGGTTGCGCGGTTGCTGCCGCCGGAGAGCGCGGCGTTGGAAGACGTTGCACGTGAGGTTGGCGTGGGCGTGGGGACGCTGGAGCGCTGGCGCAGTGATGCGCTGTCCAGACCCGCTCGCGAGCGGGCCTGGACAGCGGCGGCCCGATTCGACGCCGTGCTGACGACCGCTGCGATGGATGAGGCTGCCAGGAGCGCATGGTGCCGCGCCAACGGTGTGTACCCGCACGAGCTGGCTTCCTGGCGGCAAAGCGCCACGCAGGCGCTGGCCGAGTCTGAGGAGGCGCGTGCCAGCCCGCAGCAGACCCAGCAGGACCGGCGTCGCATCAAGGAACTCGAGCGCGAGTTGCGGCGCAAGGACCGTGCGTTGGCTGAGACGGCCGCGCTGCTGGTCCTGTCAAAAAAAG GTCGCGGCGATCTTCAGCACGGGCGAGGACGAATGATCGGCCTCGAAGATCGCCAGTCGCTGGCTCATGATATCCACATCGCACACAAGGCCGGCGCACGGCTGCGCCTGGCCTGCGAGACGGCCGGCATCGACGTGCGCACGCTGCAGCGCTGGAATGCCGGCGTGGGCCTCGTATCGGGCGATGGCAGGCCCCATGCGGTACGCCCGCAACCGGCGCATGCGCTGAGCGCCGCCGAGCGTGCCGAGGTGCTGCGCGTGGCCAACGAGCCGCGCTTCGCCGATATGCCTCCTGCGCGCATCGTGCCCATGCTCGCTGATGAGGGCGTGTACGTCGCCAGCGAATCCACCTTCGCCCGTGTGCTGCGCGAGCACGGGCAAACCACACATCGCGGCCGGGCCAAAGCACCCAGGGCGGGTCGACCGCCGACCACGCACATCGCTGGCGCAGCACGGCAAGTCTGGTGCTGGGATATGACCTATTTACCCGCTGAGGTCGTCGGTCAATGGTTTTACCTGTACCTGATCCTCGATCTGTACAGCCGCAAGATCGTCGGATGGGAGGTGCACGAGCGCGACGATGCCAGCCATGCGGCCCATCTGGTGCGGCGCACAGCGCTGGCCGAGGGCATCGCCACTCTGGCGGACAAGCCGGTGCTGCACGGAGACAACGGCTCCACGCTCAAGGCCACGACCGTGCTGGCCATGCTTCACTGGCTTGGCGTGAAGCCTTCGTACTCGCGCCCACGCGTCAGCGACGACAACGCCTTTGCCGAGGCGCTGTTCCGCACGGCCAAGTACCGCCCGGAGTTCCCCAACACGGGCTTCGCCGATCTCAATGCTGCACGCGACTGGGCAAGCGACTTCGTGCATTGGTACAACTTCGACCACCGTCACAGCAGCATCCGCTACGTCAGCCCGGCGCAGCGCCATGACGGCAACGATCACGTGATCCTGGCGGCTCGTCACGAGGTGTATGTCCAGGCACGGGAACGCAACCCGGCACGCTGGTCACGCTGCACGCGCGACTGGACGCCAATCGGCGCCGTCACCCTCAATCCGGAGCGCGAGTCAGTCGTCACGATGGCCTCGCACGCCACACTTAAACAGCCTTTGGCTGCATGA